The following DNA comes from Ornithobacterium rhinotracheale DSM 15997.
TCGCTTTTCTTGGTCTAATTGAAAAGCAACTTGTAAGGCTTGAATGTTTTGTTCTAAATGTAGTTTCTTATTGAACGCCATTTTCTTCAATCCATATTTGAATTTGTCCTGTTAGTTCAGTGTAAAGAGCATCATACGCTTGGGAGCCCTCAAAATCTTGATGTAAATTGTAATGCTCAAATACTTCAATGCAATAGGGGAACATTTTAAGTGCAAAGGCACGGGCTTCATCGGCAGGGATTTCTCGGTCAAACTCATTACAAACCACTTGATATACTGTGTCAAAAGGAGAATAATACAAGCCTTCAAAAAGAGCTTCATTTGCAATAGCACGGCATTCTAGTACAGAGTGCCCCGCATCAAAGGCTCTTTCATAAGCCTCTGCTGCTAAATCGCTACGTTCTTTGATAAAGGCTTCATTTGTTGCCAGATTGGGAAAACTCGTGTTTAATAGTTCTCTTAGTCGTAAATCGTAATACGAAATTTCTTTTTCTTGTGTTGCCATAATTTATATTTATTATTGATGATTAATTATATTTTTTCAATGAGTTCAGTTCGTACCTTTTCGTAAGCTATTTGGTGGTCGTAATTCTCGCTAGGGTGTAGCAGTAAAGCTGTGTCCCCCAAAAATTCACTATCCTCTAATTTCAATTCTAAATTTCTTAAAAATTGTTTTTGAGTAGGACTTTGTCCTTCTGAAAAATTCATATATTGATGGTAGGTTTGAATTATTTTTTCAATATCAAGATGAGTTTTGGTTAAACATTTATACAAGTCAAATAAATCCCTACCTTTTCGTCTCTGATATAAAGCTCTTAGCTTAGTGGCAATTAATTCTTCTAATGAATAAGTAATAATACTTGCCTTATCTTTATACCAAGGACTATCCACTTCAAAAGGAACTTTTGAAAATCCTAATGCTGTAAAATGTTCTTTACAATTGATTTCTATTTTTAATCGAATGGGAACCACAGGAGGAATCTCTGAGGCTACTTTAAAAATTAGTACATTGTTGTTTCTTTTTTGACGAACATAAGGTTCTCCCAAAAAGGACAGGACTTGTCGAAGTCGGTCGATAGTTTCTTTAATAGGTTCGGCTTTGATTTGAACTAAGTCAATATCTTCCGAATAGCGAGGTTGTGGGGATAAATATAACTTATGCAAGGCAGTTCCTCCCCGAAAAGCCAAATGTTTCGATAGAAAAGCATCTTTATAAATTTCTACCAGAGCTTTACAGATAATTAAATCTTGTTCTACTTGTTCGGGTGTCTGCCATGGAACAATGGAGCGCCAATAAGTAATTGTATTTTTAGGTATCATTCGTCAATGTATATTTGTTCATTTATTATTATTTTCCAAACTGGATGATAGTCATCCGTATCAGATACTTCTTTACCTGTTTTTAGAGGTGTTTTCCAAAATTTTAGTCCAATTTCTTGGGCTTTTTCCCACACTATTTCTTCCAACTCTTTTTCTTCTAAAATAGAAAGTATATAACCTAAACGCTGAATACTTGCTATCGGAAATTGTGATATTAGCGTATTAGACATTTTTTTTAAATCCATTTCAGCACAAAGTTCCTGTATGACTTCAGTCGCTCTATTCAAACCACCTATTTCATTCTCATAGATAAGTAGATCTAAGGCAGTAACTTCAGGAGTGGACACTTTTACATAACCGTTTTGCGTTTTATGTAATGTCCATAATTCCTCGGTGATGAAACGCTTAACTGGAAAAACAATCTGTACATTATTCTTTAAGGTTGTTCTTAAAGGCGGTAATTCAGTAAGTACAGAAAAAGTTTGTGGGCGTTGATGTGCAGCCCCATAAAAGCTGGCAGCACTTAATAAGCCGATATAATAATTCCTTTCCAGATAATTCATTAGTTCATCTATATATAGATAGGGCGGCACTTGTTTGCTCAAAGCATATTCAACAGGAATAACCACATAAAATCCTTTCCAAACGGATAAAATTTTCCCTTTGCAACTTAACCGATACAAGGCATTAGCAATGCTTTGCTCTTTTAAATTTGTAAATTGATTTCGTACTTGTTCAATACTAAAAGTCATAATCCCCTTTTTAGGTAACTCCTCTACCCAGTCCTTAACCGTTGTCTTCGTAATCAGCATTCTTCTTAATTTGATTTATTTGCAAATATACCCACTTTTTGAGTATTAACGCAAACATTTCAAATAAAAGATTTAAATAATTATCTATTGACAGCATTTATCGCCGTTAAATATTCATTGCTTAAACCACTTTTTAGATTACTTTCGTTTACGTCTTCCTTTTTTATTTTTAGAGCGAGGTGGAAACTCAAAAGCCGTAGAACCATCTTCTTGTAGTGCCAAATAAGCATCAAAACTTTTGCCTGCCTTGCTTTTTAATCCTTTTAAAAGCGTTGTTTTTCCATTTGCTAACAATGCCATTACCGCTTGATCACTTACCCTTTTTCCGCAAACATTTCTAAAGAATAACCACTGACAATCATCTTCCGTACATTTAGCAACTTTCTCGTATAAACGGACACTTTGCTTTTTACAAACAGGACAAACCAATGTTGGTGAAGCAATCCCTTCGATTTCCATCCCTAAAAAATCTTCTGTGATTTTTTGGGTATAATCTTTCATCGCTTGTAAGAATTCTTTTGGAGGGCGTAGCCCTTCCTCAATTTCATTGAGAGAGGCTTCCCATTCACCCGTTAATGCTACATCAGCGATTTTTCGGTCTTTGACCCATTCATACACTCTTAACCCCTTTTCGGTGGGAACTAGGCTTTTCTTTTGGCGTTTGATATAGTTTCGTTTCAGCAAAGTTTCTATGGTTGCCGCTCGAGTAGCAGGTGTCCCAATACCTGTGCCTTTGAGTAATTGTCGTTGATTTTCGTCTTCCAAATCCTTTCCTGCCGATTCCATAGCCGATAGCAAAGTGGCTTCCGTATATAATGCTGGTGGGCGGGTGGTTTTGGATAGAATGTTACTGTCCATTACTTTTAAGGTATCTCCTTTTTGTAGTTCGGGAAGCTCTTGCGGAATTTCCTCTTCTTTTTCTATTTCTGAAAAAGAGCCATTGACTGCCCTCCAACCTGCAGATTGTATCGTACAACCTTTGATTTCGTAATTTTTATGACCTGCTTCTACAGTGATCTTCTGCGTTTCCTTGATACAAACTTCCGATACCGCTTCTAATAAGCGCCCGGCAATCATTTTATAAATGAGGGCTTCTTTCTTAGGAAGTTCGGTCGGTATTTTGTCAGTAATTAGCAGTCCGTGATGGTCGGTTACTTTTACATCATTGACGATACGCTTGGTAAGAGAGGAGCGTCTGAGTTGTTGTGCATATTTTGCATAGTCCTCATAATGCTCTAATTGTTTAATCAACAAAGGAATTTCTGCCCATACATCTTCTGAAATATATTTACTTCCTGTACGAGGATAAGTGATGTATTTCTTTTCATACAAACTTTGAGCAATGTTTAAGGTTTCATCTGCCGAAAAACTATATTTTTTATTCGCCTCTTTTTGGAGTTCGGTTAAATCATAAAGTAAAGGCGGTTGTTCTTTTACCGTTTTCTTTTCTACGGAGAGTACTTCTGCATTTGGATGGCGTTCAACAGTTTTTTTCCATTCTTCTACTTCTTCTTTTTTTTCCGTTTTTAAAGTGGAAAGGCTATTAAATTTGAGATGGCCTTTTTGATGTACTAACTGCAATTGCCAATACGGTTTTTTCTCGAATTGGGTATGCGTGAGGTATCGTTCACAAAGCATGGACAAAGTAGGAGTTTGTACCCGCCCGAGGGAGTATACACCGCTTCCAGCGGCGATACTCAGGGCTTGGGTAGCATTGATTCCTACCAGCCAATCGGCTTGGCTACGCATTTGGGCAGCGTGATATAAAGGGGCAAATTGCTTTCCTGGACGGAGGTTTTTAAAGCCTGAAAGAATGGCTTTTTCTGTGAGTGAACTAATCCAAAGTCGCTCAAAAGGTTTTTGACAATTTAAGTAATCATAAATGTAGCGGAAAATCAATTCACCTTCTCTTCCTGCATCAGTAGCCACTACAATTGAATCGCATTGTTCAAATAAAGTTTCAATCACTTTAAGTTGTTTTAATACGCTTGCATCAGCTACATATCCTTTATTTTCTCTCACTTGGCGGGGTTGTAGTTCAAACGGTTCTGGTAGTATGGGTAGATGTTCTTTTTGAAACCCTACACAACCATAGGCTTCAGGCATTGCCAATTGTACTAAATGGCCAAATGCCCAAGTAACGGCATAACCATTACCTTCTAGATAACCGTCTTTTTTACTATTAGCCCCTAATAAGTGAGCGATTTCTCTGCCTACACTGGGTTTTTCCGCTAGGATTACTTTCATGGATTTTTGTTTTTTGAATGAATGAAATGGATTACGATTAATCTCTACATTTTACGTCCACTTGAAGTTTTTTTAGCAGGAGTTTTAGGCTTTACCGTACGCTTAGTGGTCTTTGTCGTAGTGGTTTTCACTCCTTTGTTTGTTGCTTCTTTTTGAGTTTTTGTTGTGGATTGTGTAGTTGTGTTTTTATTCTCCTTGGCTTTTTTATTGATTTCTTTAGCCTGGCGTGTTACTTTATCTTCTTTTTGTTGCTTATTAGGATTTTGGAAAGTGAATTTTACTTTACCTGTTTCTTGATTATAGGTGAAATAGCCATTGTAAACTTTTCCCGTACTCTTACTTTCCAAGCCCTCTAAGTATACAGGTTTTCCCTGCGAAAAATCCTTGTATTGTTCTTCGGTAAGTTGTCGGCCTCTTAACTCTTTGGGTGCTTCTTCAAAAGTAGGTTGGGTATTGATTTTTTGTGTAAGATTGTCATCAAACAAAAATTCTACATAACGCTTTTCTGCATTGAATTGCACATTCGCATTAAAGGGTTCTCCTTTGTTTGAAGTCATCCCTTCTAAAAAGATAGGTTTTCCTTCCTTAAGCCTTTGTTTTTGTTCTTCGTTAAGCTTAATACCCTTGATTTCATCGGGTATTTTGATGTATTCTTGACGCAAAGCAACAATTTCATTTGTCAATTCATCAATACTGATGATTGATGGGATTTTTTCACCCGTTTTTACATTGGTAAGCTCTACCACGCGTCCCATATTTCCTGTCTTCAATAGATTTTCTTTGTCTTCTTGGGTAAATTCGTGCCCAAAAAAGGGATAATCTAATTGAGGTTCTTTGCGGATACCGTGAATGGAGACACTTACTTTCCCTTCGTTATCTTTCCGTAAAGATAAACGCGCGTCGAAACGGGTAACGGCACTTCCTAAATTCATACTAATTGGAACCAATCGGTCGGTTTTATACCCTTTTAGTAGTGGTTCTAATAAGTTTCGTTTTTCTAGGTATTCTTTTGAAAGTCCTACACTGTTCATTGTATCCCAATCAATATCGTCTAGTTCATAGCGATAATTTTGTTCTTGGGTTGCCTCATCGGTGGTATCTTGCGATGGGGTTTCATTGACCGCTTGGGTAGTTTCTTGTACTTCCTGAGTGTCTTTTACTTCTTGGGGTTCATTGGTTTGTTCCATTGTATTTTGATTTTGAGATTGATATTCTTGTGGTTGAACTTTATAAGGCTGTAAATCTTGGGGGAAAAGTTGAACTTCAAGTAATTTAGGAAAGGGAATTTTGAAAAAAGAAAAATGACTTGGATTTTTCACTTGCCTTAAAAAATTACTAAAGAAGTTTGAGAGTATATTTCCGTGAGGATCCACTCTCATAAAATCTTGCTGGTGTGCTGGATCTGGAGGAAGGGTTTCTAACTGACCGTCTTTATCCAATCCTTTTACGGCACGAATCTGTTGTTCCTCTTGGTCATACACAAGCAATAAATCCGTCCATTGTTCATCAATAATAGGCGTATTTTCTTTTGGATTTGTTTCTGTGGATTCGTTAGCCATAGTATATTAGTTTTGATGGTTTTAATTCATTAAACTTTAAATTGTAGAACGAAAATAGAAGCTGTAAATAAGAATCTAATACGATCGTGTTATTTTGGCTTTGATTGTCCTTTTTTGGCTTTAACAGGGATACTAAAATGTTCTCTAATAAATTGATGTACATCTGATAATTTGTAGTAAATTTTCCCAGAAATCGTGTAATAAGGTAGTTTACCCTCAGAGCGATAACGCTGCAGAGAACGAGCTGATATTTTGAAGGTAAGCATTAAATCTTGATTGTCGAGTAATTCCTCTCCGTCGATGGTACTTCGTTTCTTTTCAGCTTTTTCAAAGCGTTCTGCAAGTAGGTCGAGACGATCCATCAGTCGTTCCATCCACATGATAAATTCCATTCGGTCGATATTCATAACGAGTAAGTTTTAGTGTTTTATTTTTGATTAAGTATTTTTTTCATGAGTTTGCCAATGCTTAATTGCTGTGGGTTTTGACTATCTGCAATCAATAATTCTTTGGCTTTGAGTTTTAGGATATAGTTTTTCGCTGTCCGTTCCTGTACGCCCGTTAAGGCTTTAATTTCTTGTACCAGTTCACTATATTCCCATACGGCTCTTTTTCTAAACAGAGGCGATACAAGGGTCGCTAATTCTGTGGTCTTGTCTTTCTTTTCAATTTTCTTTTGAGTACCACAATAACGATGCATTCCACTTTTAGCGTCCCATCGAAACAATATCTTAGGCAATTGATTGGGATCGCCTTTACGGATTTTCTTCGGTAACACAACAGAACAATTGCTGGTTCGGTCTTGTTCTACCGAAAGCACCGCAGAGGCTTTTCGTTGCAACTCCGAACCTAAATGCCCTCGAAGTTTTAATCCTCCTGGCGTTAAATGTAATACACATACCATACAGGTTTGGTAATGTCCTGCCAATGCGTACAATTCCTCTATCATTTCAATACTTTCGCTTTCATTATTGGCGGAACTAATTAAATCAGCAATGCCATCAATGACCACCAGATGAATCCCTGAATACTCATAATACAAGGTATCCATACATTGTCGAATAATTTTCATACGCTCTTTTCTTGGAATTTGAGTAAGACAATAGGCTTTAAAATTTAAGGGCATGGCATCGAGCTGAGCTCGTTTGAGTAATATGGAAATGTTGTCGTACAATTGATCTGCGGATTGTTCGGTATCGAAAAATAAAACCGCATGATTATCACAATAGGTTACATTGAGTCCTAATAAATCTATGGCGTGATTGCCCTGATATAAACTTCCTGCAATCATTGCAGCTACATAATGACTCTTTCCCGTCCCTTCACCTCCTGTGACGCCTAAAAGACTACTTTGCAATCCAATCGCTGCTTCTTTTAAAGCGATGACGGTCTTTTGCTTAATAGGTGGTTGATCCCATTGAATTTCGCAGGACTGTAATAAGGAAAGCCCTTGCTTATACTTTTTTTGAAGCATTTTCAAAAACAATGTTTTCAAATCCTTAGCGGTATGACCTTGTTGAAAATAGTTTGAGATATCTTTATTGTCTTTCGTTCCAGATAGAGGAAGTTCTAACACTTCTACCAGATCCTCTAATTTTTCCAAATGACTTTGTACCGCTTTTTTTCCTGCATGATCCACATCATACAATAATACAATATGGCGAAAGCGACCTTTTAAAGATTGAATAAGAGAGAGGGGAATATGACTATTTTCACTATTAAAACAAATGGCTGAAAAGCCTTTTGCATACAAACTCATCACATCTTTTTCTCCACCTGTAATAAACAAAATATCATCACCTTCTAAGGGTAATTGTTCCAATCCAAAACAGTAATCCGTAGCAATACCTGCATATAGAAAACGATGTTTGGAAAGAGGACGATAGATTTTGATGAGTTCCGCATTCTGATATGAAAAAATAGGCTCACCATCATTAGATTCTATTCGATAGGCTTGTCCTTTTTTATTGATGCTTTCAAAAGATTGCAAGGATTTCACTCTAAATGTGTCTAAAATGGTTTTCGTTATTCCAAATGCCTTCCAATATTCGAGTTCTCTTTTACTGAAGTTCTTATCGACTATTGTATAGGGACGATAACTAGGTAGTTCATTAGTTGCCGTGGGATTAGCTTCTACTTTGATTTTTCTTTGGGGGCGTTTAGTTGGATTGGAATAAGAAATATCTAACCCTAAATTTAAATCTTGATTGATCATTTTTAGAATTTCTACAAAGTCATGAGCTTGTGTACAGTCTAAACCATATAAATAGCCAACTAAGGAAAAGCAATCGCCATTAAAAAGAGGATCTCCAAAATCTTTAATCCGATAGATGCCTGTTTTCTTATCCTTATAAATATTACAAGAGGGATTTTTATCATCATAAAAAGGGTTTTTAAAGTTTTGCCCCACTTTCCAATTCCCTGAAACATAATGACGAAATACTTCCAGCCCGTTATTGGTCTTACTTAATATGTCTTCCTTTTTGAACATACGAGTGTGCTTTTTGAGTTAAACTTTCTAAGTAATCCGCTGTACTTTT
Coding sequences within:
- a CDS encoding DUF1896 domain-containing protein, coding for MATQEKEISYYDLRLRELLNTSFPNLATNEAFIKERSDLAAEAYERAFDAGHSVLECRAIANEALFEGLYYSPFDTVYQVVCNEFDREIPADEARAFALKMFPYCIEVFEHYNLHQDFEGSQAYDALYTELTGQIQIWIEENGVQ
- a CDS encoding nucleotidyl transferase AbiEii/AbiGii toxin family protein translates to MIPKNTITYWRSIVPWQTPEQVEQDLIICKALVEIYKDAFLSKHLAFRGGTALHKLYLSPQPRYSEDIDLVQIKAEPIKETIDRLRQVLSFLGEPYVRQKRNNNVLIFKVASEIPPVVPIRLKIEINCKEHFTALGFSKVPFEVDSPWYKDKASIITYSLEELIATKLRALYQRRKGRDLFDLYKCLTKTHLDIEKIIQTYHQYMNFSEGQSPTQKQFLRNLELKLEDSEFLGDTALLLHPSENYDHQIAYEKVRTELIEKI
- a CDS encoding type IV toxin-antitoxin system AbiEi family antitoxin domain-containing protein; amino-acid sequence: MLITKTTVKDWVEELPKKGIMTFSIEQVRNQFTNLKEQSIANALYRLSCKGKILSVWKGFYVVIPVEYALSKQVPPYLYIDELMNYLERNYYIGLLSAASFYGAAHQRPQTFSVLTELPPLRTTLKNNVQIVFPVKRFITEELWTLHKTQNGYVKVSTPEVTALDLLIYENEIGGLNRATEVIQELCAEMDLKKMSNTLISQFPIASIQRLGYILSILEEKELEEIVWEKAQEIGLKFWKTPLKTGKEVSDTDDYHPVWKIIINEQIYIDE
- a CDS encoding type IA DNA topoisomerase; its protein translation is MKVILAEKPSVGREIAHLLGANSKKDGYLEGNGYAVTWAFGHLVQLAMPEAYGCVGFQKEHLPILPEPFELQPRQVRENKGYVADASVLKQLKVIETLFEQCDSIVVATDAGREGELIFRYIYDYLNCQKPFERLWISSLTEKAILSGFKNLRPGKQFAPLYHAAQMRSQADWLVGINATQALSIAAGSGVYSLGRVQTPTLSMLCERYLTHTQFEKKPYWQLQLVHQKGHLKFNSLSTLKTEKKEEVEEWKKTVERHPNAEVLSVEKKTVKEQPPLLYDLTELQKEANKKYSFSADETLNIAQSLYEKKYITYPRTGSKYISEDVWAEIPLLIKQLEHYEDYAKYAQQLRRSSLTKRIVNDVKVTDHHGLLITDKIPTELPKKEALIYKMIAGRLLEAVSEVCIKETQKITVEAGHKNYEIKGCTIQSAGWRAVNGSFSEIEKEEEIPQELPELQKGDTLKVMDSNILSKTTRPPALYTEATLLSAMESAGKDLEDENQRQLLKGTGIGTPATRAATIETLLKRNYIKRQKKSLVPTEKGLRVYEWVKDRKIADVALTGEWEASLNEIEEGLRPPKEFLQAMKDYTQKITEDFLGMEIEGIASPTLVCPVCKKQSVRLYEKVAKCTEDDCQWLFFRNVCGKRVSDQAVMALLANGKTTLLKGLKSKAGKSFDAYLALQEDGSTAFEFPPRSKNKKGRRKRK
- a CDS encoding DUF3945 domain-containing protein; protein product: MANESTETNPKENTPIIDEQWTDLLLVYDQEEQQIRAVKGLDKDGQLETLPPDPAHQQDFMRVDPHGNILSNFFSNFLRQVKNPSHFSFFKIPFPKLLEVQLFPQDLQPYKVQPQEYQSQNQNTMEQTNEPQEVKDTQEVQETTQAVNETPSQDTTDEATQEQNYRYELDDIDWDTMNSVGLSKEYLEKRNLLEPLLKGYKTDRLVPISMNLGSAVTRFDARLSLRKDNEGKVSVSIHGIRKEPQLDYPFFGHEFTQEDKENLLKTGNMGRVVELTNVKTGEKIPSIISIDELTNEIVALRQEYIKIPDEIKGIKLNEEQKQRLKEGKPIFLEGMTSNKGEPFNANVQFNAEKRYVEFLFDDNLTQKINTQPTFEEAPKELRGRQLTEEQYKDFSQGKPVYLEGLESKSTGKVYNGYFTYNQETGKVKFTFQNPNKQQKEDKVTRQAKEINKKAKENKNTTTQSTTKTQKEATNKGVKTTTTKTTKRTVKPKTPAKKTSSGRKM
- a CDS encoding helix-turn-helix domain-containing protein, producing the protein MNIDRMEFIMWMERLMDRLDLLAERFEKAEKKRSTIDGEELLDNQDLMLTFKISARSLQRYRSEGKLPYYTISGKIYYKLSDVHQFIREHFSIPVKAKKGQSKPK
- a CDS encoding toprim domain-containing protein → MFKKEDILSKTNNGLEVFRHYVSGNWKVGQNFKNPFYDDKNPSCNIYKDKKTGIYRIKDFGDPLFNGDCFSLVGYLYGLDCTQAHDFVEILKMINQDLNLGLDISYSNPTKRPQRKIKVEANPTATNELPSYRPYTIVDKNFSKRELEYWKAFGITKTILDTFRVKSLQSFESINKKGQAYRIESNDGEPIFSYQNAELIKIYRPLSKHRFLYAGIATDYCFGLEQLPLEGDDILFITGGEKDVMSLYAKGFSAICFNSENSHIPLSLIQSLKGRFRHIVLLYDVDHAGKKAVQSHLEKLEDLVEVLELPLSGTKDNKDISNYFQQGHTAKDLKTLFLKMLQKKYKQGLSLLQSCEIQWDQPPIKQKTVIALKEAAIGLQSSLLGVTGGEGTGKSHYVAAMIAGSLYQGNHAIDLLGLNVTYCDNHAVLFFDTEQSADQLYDNISILLKRAQLDAMPLNFKAYCLTQIPRKERMKIIRQCMDTLYYEYSGIHLVVIDGIADLISSANNESESIEMIEELYALAGHYQTCMVCVLHLTPGGLKLRGHLGSELQRKASAVLSVEQDRTSNCSVVLPKKIRKGDPNQLPKILFRWDAKSGMHRYCGTQKKIEKKDKTTELATLVSPLFRKRAVWEYSELVQEIKALTGVQERTAKNYILKLKAKELLIADSQNPQQLSIGKLMKKILNQK